One segment of Neobacillus endophyticus DNA contains the following:
- a CDS encoding sigma-54 interaction domain-containing protein, translated as MVLFTALTQEVLAAILKSIDEGIHVVNTEGKTIYYNEVAARHDGMEVEEVLGKHLLDAFPSLTVDSSTLLKVIQTSKPIYHQTQVYLNLHGTRIDTINTTLPIFLDGIIIGAVEIAKDYSRMKLLAERLLDLQKGLKKKDGSKKTTKQVHYTFNDLKTVNPVLIRLKDEAKKFSKSDSPILVYGESGTGKELFVQGVHHESSRRNGPFIAQNCAAIPETLLESMLFGTAKGSYTGAVERKGLFELADGGTLFLDELHTMPIELQAKLLRVIEDGMVRRVGSTESNMVNVRVIAAMNMQPIKALQEQKLRSDLYYRLNVFTFALLPLRERKEDILLLTELFIRFFNEKCSKRIQGVEQKINQFFLEYEWPGNVRELKHTIEYMVNICEGERLGYEDLPIMLRQSSPSMEQINRKTESLSLRKNVEELEKSLLMAALEQAEGNINQAAKLLEIPRQTLQYKLKKMT; from the coding sequence ATGGTTTTGTTCACTGCATTAACACAAGAGGTTCTAGCTGCAATCTTAAAAAGTATTGATGAAGGGATCCATGTGGTCAATACGGAAGGAAAAACAATTTACTATAATGAAGTAGCAGCGCGACATGATGGCATGGAGGTAGAGGAAGTGCTTGGCAAGCATCTTTTAGATGCCTTTCCCTCGTTAACTGTTGACTCTAGTACATTGTTAAAGGTCATCCAAACCAGCAAACCGATCTATCATCAAACACAAGTATATTTAAATTTACATGGAACAAGGATTGATACCATTAATACAACCTTGCCGATTTTCCTTGATGGAATCATTATTGGAGCTGTAGAAATTGCTAAAGATTATTCAAGAATGAAGCTGCTAGCGGAGAGGCTGCTGGATTTACAAAAAGGATTGAAAAAAAAAGACGGCAGTAAAAAGACCACTAAACAAGTACATTATACTTTTAATGATCTAAAGACTGTGAATCCGGTTTTAATTAGATTAAAGGATGAGGCTAAGAAGTTCTCAAAATCGGATTCTCCTATTCTTGTATATGGCGAATCAGGTACAGGAAAAGAGCTTTTTGTTCAGGGGGTTCATCATGAATCTTCCCGCAGAAATGGCCCTTTTATAGCACAAAACTGTGCAGCCATACCTGAAACGCTGCTTGAAAGTATGTTGTTTGGAACAGCAAAAGGGAGTTATACCGGGGCAGTAGAACGAAAGGGACTATTTGAACTGGCAGATGGCGGCACCTTGTTTTTAGATGAACTTCATACAATGCCCATCGAACTTCAGGCAAAACTACTTCGTGTGATTGAAGACGGTATGGTTAGGAGGGTTGGAAGCACAGAAAGTAATATGGTAAATGTACGGGTGATTGCAGCCATGAATATGCAGCCGATTAAAGCGCTGCAAGAACAGAAACTTCGGTCTGACCTGTACTACCGGTTAAATGTGTTTACTTTTGCGCTCCTTCCTTTAAGAGAGCGGAAAGAAGATATTTTATTGTTGACGGAATTATTTATTCGGTTTTTTAATGAAAAATGTTCCAAAAGAATCCAAGGTGTGGAACAAAAAATAAATCAATTTTTCTTAGAATACGAATGGCCCGGAAATGTGCGTGAATTAAAGCATACGATTGAATATATGGTTAATATTTGTGAGGGAGAGCGTTTAGGATATGAAGATTTGCCGATCATGTTGAGACAGTCATCACCTTCAATGGAGCAGATAAACAGGAAGACGGAAAGTCTGTCATTAAGAAAAAACGTGGAGGAACTAGAGAAGAGCTTATTGATGGCAGCTTTGGAACAGGCGGAAGGAAATATTAACCAAGCAGCAAAGCTGTTGGAAATCCCCAGACAGACATTGCAATATAAACTGAAAAAAATGACTTAA
- a CDS encoding peptidase — translation MSNIETRMSNWLKENRARGARLLQILVQENSTRGNESGAQAIIIEKCRQLGLTLDIWEIGGEELKKHPAFCCDRNDFEGNPNLVAVLKGAGGGKSIILNGHIDVVPVGDELNWNQDPFSGHIECGRLYGRGATDMKGGTVAMLLAIESIIATGTKLNGDIIFQSVIEEESGGAGTLAAVLRGYKADGAIIPEPTNMKIFPKQQGSMWFRITVKGKAAHGGTRYEGISAIEKSQLVFERLQQLEKDRNAKITDPLYDQIPIPIPINIGKITSGQWPSSVPDTAIIEGRMGVAPEETIEHAKRDMENCLKDLCREDAWLSEHPLKIEWFGGRWLPGSLNDDHMLIKELSESYLEIKGETPIIEASPWGTDGGILSTVGGTPVVVFGPGTTEIAHDANEYIILEEMFAASEIIARTLIRWCGVQKE, via the coding sequence GTGAGTAATATTGAAACTCGAATGAGTAACTGGCTAAAGGAGAATCGTGCACGAGGTGCAAGATTGCTGCAAATACTGGTACAGGAAAACAGTACTAGGGGGAATGAAAGCGGAGCCCAAGCCATTATCATTGAAAAATGCCGTCAGCTTGGATTGACGCTTGATATTTGGGAAATAGGGGGAGAAGAATTAAAGAAGCATCCAGCATTCTGCTGTGATCGGAATGACTTTGAGGGCAATCCCAATTTAGTTGCAGTTCTAAAAGGCGCAGGAGGCGGAAAATCGATTATCTTAAATGGGCATATTGATGTGGTCCCAGTAGGTGACGAATTAAACTGGAATCAGGATCCTTTCAGCGGCCATATTGAGTGTGGAAGACTTTATGGCAGAGGAGCAACCGATATGAAGGGAGGAACGGTTGCCATGTTACTCGCAATAGAATCTATTATTGCGACAGGAACGAAGCTTAACGGTGATATTATTTTTCAAAGTGTGATTGAGGAAGAGAGCGGAGGTGCCGGCACGCTTGCCGCTGTTTTAAGAGGGTACAAAGCAGATGGAGCGATCATTCCGGAGCCGACAAATATGAAAATCTTTCCTAAACAACAGGGATCCATGTGGTTCAGAATCACTGTAAAAGGGAAAGCAGCCCATGGCGGTACCAGATACGAGGGCATAAGCGCCATCGAAAAATCCCAACTCGTCTTTGAAAGATTGCAACAATTAGAGAAAGATAGAAATGCTAAAATTACCGATCCCCTCTATGATCAAATCCCAATTCCAATTCCCATCAATATTGGCAAAATAACAAGCGGGCAGTGGCCTTCTTCGGTGCCTGACACCGCGATTATTGAAGGTAGAATGGGAGTGGCACCAGAAGAAACCATTGAACATGCCAAGAGAGATATGGAAAATTGCTTAAAAGACCTATGCCGAGAGGATGCATGGCTGAGTGAGCACCCCCTGAAAATTGAGTGGTTCGGAGGAAGGTGGCTGCCTGGAAGTCTTAATGATGATCACATGCTAATTAAAGAGCTTAGTGAAAGTTATTTGGAAATAAAAGGTGAGACGCCTATTATTGAAGCAAGCCCTTGGGGGACTGATGGCGGGATATTATCTACTGTCGGTGGAACACCTGTAGTTGTATTTGGCCCGGGAACGACCGAGATTGCCCACGATGCAAATGAGTATATCATTCTCGAAGAGATGTTTGCGGCAAGCGAAATTATTGCTCGTACCCTGATTAGATGGTGTGGGGTTCAAAAGGAGTGA
- a CDS encoding DUF4397 domain-containing protein has translation MERNHNEYLQRAYMYDLLAQFYKYSNPGFHMNYYLKHLKYMNKAFETLRTQTELHEHPATIRVLHTSYDSPNIDFYLNGERIIKDLPFKNVSPDLLLNNGKYHIDIYPTGNMIESVLNKKILIEPGKSYTLTTIGQVKKMRLLMFENQPEVPFNEAKVRFIHLSPDTEKLDIAVKNRDVIFPDVEYKQATEYLGLMPMTVDLEARESGTSNVILSMPKIQFKANESYTILFIGLTKSEPELQFIIIKDKENSPTGEPVRSKTEA, from the coding sequence ATGGAAAGAAATCACAATGAATATCTTCAAAGGGCATATATGTATGATTTACTGGCCCAATTTTATAAATACTCTAACCCCGGCTTTCACATGAATTATTACCTGAAACACTTGAAATATATGAATAAGGCCTTCGAAACACTGCGAACTCAAACAGAATTGCATGAGCATCCTGCAACAATCCGAGTTCTTCATACCTCATATGATTCTCCAAATATCGATTTTTATCTGAACGGGGAACGAATAATCAAAGATCTTCCATTTAAAAATGTCAGCCCTGACCTACTTCTAAATAATGGTAAATATCATATTGATATTTATCCAACTGGAAACATGATAGAAAGTGTCCTAAACAAAAAAATACTGATAGAGCCTGGAAAGAGCTATACGTTAACAACAATCGGGCAAGTAAAAAAAATGAGGCTACTAATGTTTGAAAACCAACCTGAGGTTCCTTTTAATGAAGCAAAAGTTCGTTTTATTCATTTATCCCCTGATACAGAAAAGCTGGATATCGCAGTTAAGAATCGGGATGTCATTTTCCCTGATGTTGAATACAAACAAGCTACAGAATATTTAGGCTTGATGCCTATGACCGTAGACCTAGAAGCAAGGGAATCAGGCACCAGCAATGTGATCTTATCCATGCCAAAAATACAATTTAAAGCTAATGAAAGTTACACGATCCTATTTATTGGTCTAACAAAATCGGAACCAGAACTTCAATTTATTATTATAAAGGATAAAGAAAACTCGCCGACTGGCGAGCCCGTTAGGTCAAAGACAGAGGCTTAG
- a CDS encoding SCO family protein has translation MKFRFTFFILLISSLFLSACGQKEIKDEVDWPIKNFSATTQSNKTFDLKSVKGKVWISDFIFTSCADVCPPMTSNMAKLQKKVKDEGLKNVDFVSFSIDPKVDTPAALSRFAKQFQADFNNWTFLTGYSQAFIENFALKNFKEFVKKPAEGSQVIHQTFIFLVDQNGHVRKSYDGYQNVPYDEIIQDIKALQ, from the coding sequence TTTTTATCTGCATGCGGTCAAAAGGAAATAAAAGATGAAGTGGATTGGCCAATTAAAAATTTTTCAGCAACAACCCAATCTAACAAGACATTTGATTTAAAGAGTGTAAAAGGGAAGGTTTGGATTTCAGATTTTATTTTTACTAGTTGTGCGGATGTTTGCCCGCCAATGACTTCGAATATGGCAAAATTACAAAAAAAGGTGAAGGATGAAGGTCTAAAGAATGTGGATTTTGTCTCCTTTAGCATTGATCCGAAAGTGGACACTCCTGCAGCTCTTTCAAGGTTTGCTAAGCAATTTCAGGCGGATTTTAACAATTGGACCTTTTTAACAGGTTACTCACAAGCTTTTATTGAAAACTTCGCTTTGAAAAATTTCAAAGAATTTGTTAAGAAGCCTGCTGAGGGTTCTCAAGTAATACATCAAACGTTTATTTTTTTGGTGGATCAAAATGGTCATGTCAGAAAATCTTATGACGGCTACCAAAATGTCCCATATGATGAGATTATTCAGGATATTAAAGCATTGCAATAG
- a CDS encoding aspartate aminotransferase family protein has protein sequence MSRSFLIKPMLDEDYPLIDYGKGVYLFDIDGKKYLDAASGAVTANIGHGVPEIIEAMSEQAKKVSFVYRSQFTSEPAEKLAEKIACLLSADLNWSFFVNSGSEATETAMKMAIQYWQEKGINTKTKVLSRWVSYHGITLGALSMSGHPLRRARFVPLLEDFPVIHPPYCYRCPYQLEAPSCGILCAKELEIAINRIGSDKIAAFIAEPVIGAAGGAIAPPEDYFKMIKKICEKYDILFIADEVMTGSGRTGTMLACEHWGVVPDIAVLGKGLGAGYAPIAAAVASEKVMLPIIQGSKSVMSGHTLSANPQTCAVSLAVLEYLEKHNIIAEVETKSDFLRSQLEKLKSQFSFIGDVRGKGLLLGIEFVENGATKEPFSRSEMVTQKIVNLAKERGLLVYPANAGIDGVNGDAIIISPPLTISNQEMWELVGLLRETLMAFSVSIKTSGTTGGA, from the coding sequence ATGAGCCGTTCATTTTTAATAAAACCGATGCTGGATGAAGACTATCCGTTAATTGATTATGGAAAAGGAGTCTATTTATTTGATATAGACGGAAAGAAATATTTAGATGCAGCATCAGGTGCTGTTACTGCCAATATAGGCCATGGTGTGCCAGAAATTATTGAAGCCATGAGTGAACAGGCGAAAAAAGTCTCATTTGTTTATCGATCCCAATTCACCAGTGAACCTGCGGAAAAGTTGGCAGAGAAAATAGCCTGCCTATTGTCAGCGGATTTAAACTGGAGTTTTTTTGTCAATAGCGGTTCAGAAGCGACAGAGACAGCCATGAAAATGGCCATCCAATACTGGCAGGAAAAAGGAATAAACACAAAAACAAAAGTGCTGTCTAGGTGGGTCAGTTACCATGGAATTACTCTCGGTGCTCTTTCAATGTCCGGACATCCACTTAGAAGAGCTCGTTTTGTTCCGCTGTTAGAAGATTTTCCAGTCATACATCCCCCCTATTGTTACCGCTGTCCTTATCAGCTTGAAGCTCCTTCCTGCGGCATCCTTTGTGCAAAAGAGTTAGAAATAGCGATTAATCGAATTGGATCTGACAAAATTGCTGCATTCATTGCCGAGCCGGTGATTGGGGCGGCAGGAGGAGCCATTGCACCTCCCGAAGATTACTTTAAAATGATTAAAAAAATCTGTGAAAAATATGACATTCTTTTTATTGCTGATGAGGTAATGACGGGTTCCGGCAGGACGGGAACGATGCTGGCCTGTGAACATTGGGGTGTTGTTCCTGATATTGCGGTATTGGGAAAAGGACTTGGGGCAGGCTATGCACCAATCGCAGCAGCAGTAGCCAGTGAAAAGGTCATGCTGCCGATAATACAAGGTTCAAAATCAGTCATGAGCGGTCATACCTTAAGTGCCAATCCCCAGACATGTGCAGTTTCTTTGGCGGTTTTGGAGTACTTAGAAAAGCATAATATTATTGCTGAGGTAGAAACAAAGTCGGATTTTTTAAGATCACAGCTTGAAAAACTTAAAAGTCAATTTTCGTTTATTGGTGATGTTCGAGGAAAAGGTTTATTATTGGGGATTGAATTTGTGGAGAATGGGGCGACCAAAGAGCCGTTTTCCAGAAGCGAAATGGTTACACAAAAAATAGTTAATTTAGCTAAGGAAAGAGGGCTCCTCGTCTATCCAGCAAATGCAGGAATAGATGGAGTAAATGGGGATGCAATTATCATTTCCCCTCCGTTAACCATTTCCAATCAGGAAATGTGGGAATTAGTTGGTCTATTAAGAGAAACCCTTATGGCATTTTCTGTCTCAATTAAAACATCAGGGACGACAGGAGGTGCTTAA
- the msrB gene encoding peptide-methionine (R)-S-oxide reductase MsrB gives MQFEVTQNNGTEPPFRNEYWNETRDGLYVDIVSGKPLFSSLDKFDAGCGWPSFTKPIEEEEIIEKTDLSHFMIRTEVRSKSVDSHLGHVFNDGPAPTGLRYCINSAALRFIPKEKLEEAGYKEYTQLFEDRS, from the coding sequence ATGCAATTTGAAGTTACACAAAATAATGGCACGGAGCCGCCATTCCGCAATGAATATTGGAATGAAACCCGGGATGGTTTATATGTCGATATCGTTTCTGGCAAGCCGCTATTCAGCTCACTTGATAAATTTGATGCAGGATGTGGCTGGCCGAGTTTTACAAAACCTATTGAAGAGGAAGAAATCATCGAAAAAACAGATTTAAGCCATTTTATGATTCGGACGGAAGTGAGAAGTAAATCTGTCGATTCACATTTGGGACATGTTTTTAATGATGGTCCGGCACCTACAGGATTGAGATATTGCATCAATTCAGCGGCTTTACGCTTTATTCCAAAGGAAAAGTTGGAAGAGGCAGGTTATAAGGAATATACTCAGCTGTTTGAGGATAGATCCTAA
- a CDS encoding YjcZ family sporulation protein produces MYYGGYGFDGCCHPGYGYGGGVGFGFGGFALIVVLFILLIIIGASWAY; encoded by the coding sequence ATGTATTACGGTGGATATGGTTTTGATGGATGTTGCCATCCTGGATATGGGTATGGCGGTGGGGTTGGCTTCGGATTTGGCGGATTTGCGTTAATTGTTGTATTGTTCATTTTGTTGATAATCATTGGTGCAAGCTGGGCCTATTGA
- the ablB gene encoding putative beta-lysine N-acetyltransferase: MSQPASSMFIEDSEYFLEVYNDPFNKRIRVDDYRGNLKLILDKTEKIVHKNNAEKLIMKGRKEDTFLLFELGLQPEAIVDRYYRGSDAYFFAKYYTPERKRNDHWMTEDGIIRSVYQLAASSQLVRPPNDYVLKKADLSDAAELAALYSRVFQIYPTPLFEPEYVKKTMHEGTVYFVFFHQGKIVSAASAEINVLYKNAELTDCATLTEYRKYGLMKVLLYELEVELKKQGIFCAYSIARSQSFGMNAALYQLGYGYRGRLMNNCYIYDKLENMNMWVKHLVDC; this comes from the coding sequence ATGAGTCAACCTGCCTCATCAATGTTTATTGAGGATAGTGAGTACTTCCTGGAAGTTTACAATGATCCATTCAATAAAAGGATCCGCGTGGATGATTATCGCGGCAACCTAAAATTAATCCTCGATAAAACAGAGAAAATCGTTCACAAAAATAACGCTGAAAAATTGATAATGAAAGGGCGTAAAGAAGATACCTTTCTGCTGTTTGAGTTAGGTCTGCAGCCTGAGGCAATAGTAGATCGCTATTATCGCGGCTCGGACGCTTATTTTTTTGCAAAATATTATACACCTGAACGAAAACGAAATGATCACTGGATGACGGAAGATGGCATTATTCGAAGTGTATATCAATTAGCCGCTTCTTCGCAACTTGTTAGACCCCCGAATGATTATGTATTAAAAAAAGCAGATTTAAGTGACGCAGCTGAATTGGCTGCTCTATATAGCCGAGTATTTCAGATTTATCCGACCCCGCTTTTTGAACCAGAGTACGTCAAAAAGACGATGCATGAGGGAACAGTATACTTTGTCTTTTTTCACCAGGGGAAAATCGTCAGTGCTGCCAGCGCTGAAATAAATGTTTTATATAAAAATGCCGAATTAACCGATTGCGCGACGCTCACGGAATACCGTAAATACGGATTGATGAAGGTCCTTCTTTATGAATTGGAAGTTGAATTAAAAAAACAAGGTATATTTTGTGCCTATTCTATCGCAAGGTCGCAGTCATTCGGTATGAATGCAGCGTTGTACCAACTTGGATACGGCTACCGCGGCAGGTTAATGAATAATTGTTATATTTACGATAAGCTTGAAAATATGAATATGTGGGTTAAACATCTAGTAGACTGCTGA
- a CDS encoding 3-oxoacid CoA-transferase subunit B, with protein sequence MGMGVDIRNKLARRAAEEIQHGMVVNLGIGIPSLVPNHLPKEIQVIFHAENGITGMGPSPNKGEEDENLCNAGGFPVTLKIGGSYCDSGIAFGMIRRGKVDMTILGSLQVSKCGDLANWIVPGKKVPGMGGAMELAQKAKKVVVLMNHCDKQGNPKIVNECTLPLTSSTCVNIIITELAVFQVSSSGLFLTEVFEPYDLKTIKERTGCSFIIHEQIRKITY encoded by the coding sequence GTGGGCATGGGAGTAGATATCCGCAATAAATTGGCACGTCGAGCTGCAGAAGAAATTCAGCATGGAATGGTAGTTAATCTTGGAATTGGCATCCCTTCGCTAGTTCCAAATCATCTGCCAAAGGAAATTCAAGTAATATTTCATGCGGAAAATGGAATAACTGGAATGGGTCCCAGCCCAAATAAAGGGGAGGAGGATGAGAATTTATGTAATGCAGGCGGCTTTCCGGTCACGCTAAAAATAGGGGGATCTTATTGTGACAGCGGTATAGCTTTTGGCATGATTCGCCGAGGCAAAGTGGATATGACGATATTAGGTTCACTTCAGGTCAGCAAATGTGGAGATTTGGCCAATTGGATTGTGCCTGGGAAAAAAGTGCCCGGAATGGGCGGTGCAATGGAATTGGCGCAAAAAGCAAAAAAAGTGGTTGTATTAATGAATCATTGTGATAAGCAGGGAAACCCCAAAATTGTCAATGAATGTACCCTCCCATTAACTTCATCAACTTGTGTAAATATTATTATTACGGAGCTTGCTGTTTTTCAAGTGTCATCTTCCGGGCTCTTCTTGACAGAAGTGTTTGAACCATACGATTTAAAGACGATTAAAGAAAGAACAGGCTGTTCATTTATCATTCACGAACAAATTCGAAAAATCACCTATTAA
- a CDS encoding CoA transferase subunit A has translation MENMFGKITTLDKVMDLFHDGMTLMFGGFGGVGTPPDLIDGILEKGIRNLTLIGNDTGFPHIGIGKIVSNERAIKVIASHIGSNPIAGKLMHEGKMEVEFSPQGILAERIRAGGVGLPGILSDIGIDNEIVTKNKQKFTLKGKDYLIESALTADISIVYGKKADEYGNLIYDKSARNTNPLVAMAGEVTIAEVEEIVPLGMLNPEEIITPGVFVDYVIPTKGVNWKWAWE, from the coding sequence ATGGAAAATATGTTTGGAAAAATTACGACGCTCGATAAAGTGATGGATTTATTCCATGATGGGATGACACTGATGTTTGGTGGTTTTGGAGGGGTAGGAACACCACCTGATCTCATTGATGGCATCCTTGAAAAAGGTATCCGGAACCTTACGTTAATTGGAAATGATACGGGCTTCCCGCACATTGGCATTGGCAAAATCGTCAGCAATGAAAGAGCGATCAAAGTTATTGCTTCCCATATTGGTTCGAATCCTATAGCCGGAAAGTTAATGCATGAGGGGAAAATGGAGGTTGAGTTTTCCCCCCAAGGGATCTTGGCAGAAAGAATCCGCGCAGGAGGCGTTGGTCTTCCTGGGATTTTATCCGATATTGGCATCGATAATGAAATTGTTACAAAAAATAAACAGAAATTTACACTTAAAGGCAAGGATTATCTAATAGAATCTGCGCTAACGGCAGACATATCAATTGTTTATGGAAAAAAGGCAGATGAATATGGAAATTTAATTTATGACAAAAGTGCCCGCAATACCAATCCTCTAGTGGCGATGGCGGGAGAAGTGACCATAGCTGAAGTCGAAGAAATTGTTCCGCTTGGGATGTTAAATCCTGAAGAAATCATTACACCAGGGGTGTTTGTGGATTATGTTATTCCAACAAAGGGAGTGAATTGGAAGTGGGCATGGGAGTAG
- the msrA gene encoding peptide-methionine (S)-S-oxide reductase MsrA produces MEQYQTATFAGGCFWCMVKPFDEQPGIKSVISGYTGGYVENPTYQQVCAETTGHYEAVQITYDPEIFPYEKLLELFWQQIDPTDPGGQFYDRGQSYQTAIFYQNETQKSLAEESKKKLEESGRFSKPIVTPILPAKPFYTAEDYHQHYYKKNPIHYERYHIGSGRADFIKTHWR; encoded by the coding sequence ATGGAACAATATCAAACAGCAACTTTCGCCGGAGGTTGTTTTTGGTGCATGGTAAAGCCGTTTGATGAGCAGCCTGGCATTAAAAGTGTAATTTCCGGTTATACCGGGGGATACGTGGAAAACCCAACATATCAGCAGGTCTGTGCAGAAACTACTGGACATTATGAAGCAGTACAAATCACGTATGATCCGGAAATTTTTCCATATGAAAAATTGTTGGAATTATTTTGGCAGCAAATTGATCCGACAGATCCAGGCGGCCAATTTTACGACAGAGGGCAATCCTACCAAACAGCGATTTTTTATCAAAACGAAACTCAAAAAAGTTTGGCTGAGGAATCCAAGAAAAAGTTGGAGGAAAGTGGTCGTTTTAGTAAACCGATTGTAACGCCTATTCTTCCTGCGAAGCCGTTTTATACTGCTGAAGATTATCATCAGCATTACTATAAGAAAAATCCAATCCACTATGAAAGATATCATATCGGCTCAGGAAGAGCAGATTTTATTAAAACCCATTGGAGGTGA
- a CDS encoding YpmS family protein: MNNKWKVAFLILLGINLVVLIVICSLALVSPKNYENSQLKEPLSDFVSFHVKSNKDDLNQLINHYLQEQAAGSPINYRLVLGDEVELYGILPVLSDNLNMKISFEPIALKNGDLVLKQKKISLGRLNLPISFVLSVISESFRVPQGVEIRPNDKLVYIHMQDIKLKSDMKIKVDQIDLPKDKIGFSILVPVK; this comes from the coding sequence ATGAATAACAAATGGAAGGTAGCTTTCCTCATCTTGTTAGGAATCAACCTTGTGGTTTTAATTGTAATCTGTTCTCTCGCGCTCGTTTCCCCTAAGAATTATGAAAACAGCCAGTTAAAGGAACCTTTATCCGATTTCGTTTCTTTCCATGTGAAATCAAATAAAGATGATTTAAATCAGCTTATTAATCATTATTTGCAAGAGCAGGCAGCAGGTTCCCCGATCAATTATCGTCTGGTTTTGGGCGACGAAGTTGAATTATATGGGATACTTCCTGTATTAAGTGATAACTTGAATATGAAAATCAGCTTTGAACCAATTGCGCTTAAAAATGGTGATTTAGTTTTAAAACAAAAAAAGATTTCCTTAGGACGACTAAATCTTCCCATTTCGTTTGTGCTTAGTGTTATCAGTGAAAGTTTTCGGGTTCCACAAGGTGTAGAAATCAGGCCTAATGATAAGCTGGTATATATTCACATGCAAGATATAAAGTTAAAGAGTGATATGAAAATAAAAGTAGATCAAATTGATTTGCCAAAGGATAAAATTGGCTTTAGCATTTTAGTTCCTGTAAAATAG